The Molothrus ater isolate BHLD 08-10-18 breed brown headed cowbird chromosome 29, BPBGC_Mater_1.1, whole genome shotgun sequence nucleotide sequence AGAGGATCTGGGAATTTTTGCCATGGGAATTTTTGGGTGTGGATCCCACTGGAGGGTGTTGGGACCCTGGGAGGGGCTGGTTCCTGCTTGGGgtggggggatttgggattccaggggggatttgggaccTCAGGGGGGCTGATTCCCCCTCTCAGTAGTTTTGGAATTCTGGTGGAGGGTTGGAATTCCAAGGAGAGGTAGCATTGGCAGGTTTGTGTTTGCTCCCCCCAGGCTGCTCGTTCCGGCGGAAGCAGCACTGAGCCAGCCGGGATGCCACGGAGACACACGGGAATTCCGCCCGGTCCCTGTCGCCCCCTCCGCTTCCTGCTAATAAATTTTGGATAAAATACCCAAAATGGGTCACTTCTGGTTCTTGGCTTGCAGGGACAGCGGGGTttggggatgtggggagggaATTCCTTCccgggaggtgtccctgccatcccttcccaaaccattccatgattcccaaAGAGTCCAGGTGCAGATGGTGCCACCACCAGCCTGGGGTGGGACAAATCTTGCTGTCCTTGTGGGGATGCTCCAGCTGGACTCGATTGGGAAGTCCATGTGGATAAAACTTTTCTGTCTGTGCATTAACTGGAAGAACTGGGAATACCTTTACATGGATTAGTGCTCTGATCCTAATACGGATCCTGATCCTATCCCTTTTTTCCCATCTGGAGGGGAATAACCAGGATGTTTTCCCCAGATCTGCCTTtggagggactggggggaactgggggctcagctctccccattcccacctggaGCTCCCAAAACCCACCCTGAGCTGTGACCCCACTCTCACCCCgcatttttggggtgctggaAGGACAAACCCCCTCAGTTTCCTGGGTGTTTTCTGGAagctctggccctgctggcccctcAGCTCCGAACTGAAATCGAAATTGGGACTTTCGGTTCCTCATTCCCTCATTTCCTGGCTCGTGATTTCTCCCCACGGCGCCACTGCCCCGCGCCCCAAATCCCGGCGTGCCGGCCCCGGGAACGCTCCGGATCCGACCCCAAATCCCGTCCCCGGCTCCCCCTCCTGGCGCTGGAGGTCGGAGCCGCCCCGGAGCAGCTTCTGGAGGTAATTTGGGCGGCTTTGATGTTTTAATCCCCGCCCCAGGAGCACTTTGAGGAAGCAAAACTCCGGTACAAGTGGATTTATGGGGATTTATTGGGGTCCGTCTCACCCCGGAGCTCCACCTGGATTGTGGGATTGTCGGTGTGTCCCATCCTGGGGGGCACAGGTTGGGTAAAaccagggaatttggggatttttgggcaTGGATTTGTCCCAGCAGCTCGGATGTGTCCTGGCCTGCCCTCACGGACACGGGGCTGGCTCCTGCATTCTCCCCTGCAGGGAATTTTGGGCTGCGTGTCCGGGCGGGCTGGTGGCACCACCAGGTCACCGGGGTGttgtcacctccctgcccagACCGGATTTGTCACCGAGGGGTCAATCCCGGCTCCGAGCCCTCGGCTCCCGCTCCGAATCCCGCGATGGAGCCTCTGGCTCCCGCcgccctcctggccctgctggtgctggcactgggacaccCCGACCCCGCGCTGGACCGGCACTGGGAGCTCTGGAAAAAATCCTACGGCAAGGAATATCATCCCCAGGTGGGAATGTGATAgagggggagctgggaatgtcctgGGAATATCCTGGGGGGCTCTCCTGGGGGGTGACCACCGGCTGGAGAAGATCCGATGGCGCTTCCAAGCGCggctgctccccagggatgaCCCAGCTGGGGCTCCCAACAGCCTttactgggatgaactggggtgggatggctctggaggggctgtcccagctccgacagggccctgctggaattccaggaggATTTTCTCCGTCGCCTGACGTGGGAGAAGAACCTGTGGCTGGTGACCCTCCACAACCTGGAGCACTCCCTGGGCCTCCGCTCCTACACGCTGGGGATGAACCACCTGGGGGACATggtgggtgctgggagcagttcCAACCCTCTGGAATTGCCCTGGAGGGTGACTCAACCTGGGTTTTGGTGGGTTGgaggtgggaaaattcctgacatccccctcagccccatcctggTGGGATCCAGCAGCCGgggacaggctgctctggaATTCTGTGAGGAAAGAATTCCCTGGGGTGGAATTTGGGGCGCACAGGAGCTGTCATGGTCATTTGGGATATTTATGGGTCATCCCCAATTTGGGAGGGGGGATTTATGGCCCAGtttccagggatttggggagctggagctgagcttttccttttctgacgAAACCCttgaaattaaatggaaaaacaagAAGTTGAGGATCCCCCACAGCCAATTCCACCTCCAAACTCCCATTGCACCCCCAACACCCTCATGTGGGGCTGACAAGAGATCAGGAATCACCCTCTGGGATTCTCCTTCCCACCAGACCAGTGAGGAGGTGGCGGCTTCGCTGACGGGGCTCCAGCTCCGTCCTCGTCCCCGTCGGAATTCCGCATTCCCAGCCCAATCCCGGCCGCTCGGTGACATCCCCGAGGCCCTGGACTGGCGGGACAAGGGCTGTGTGACCGAGGTGAAGAACCAGGTGAGCCTCGCCCCAGGTGAAGAACCAGGTGAGCCTCCCCggggcagctcctgagcctCTCCCGCCTCCTTCCCAGGGCGCCTGCGGATCCTGCTGGGCCTTCAGCGCCGTGGGAGCGCTGGAAGCGCAGGTGAAGCTGAAAACCGGGAATTTGGTGTCCCTGAGCGTCCAGAACCTGGTGGATTGCTCCAGGATGTACGGGAacaagggctgtgctggggggtACATGACAGAGGCGTTCCAGTACATCATCGACAACGGCGGCATCGAGTCCGAGGAGTCCTATCCCTACACGGCTCAGGTGGGCCTCAAAAGCctcttttccaggaaaatccatggaaatctcaccctgttcctttttttcctccctcctctcccatccAATTCCCCCTGCCCCGGTTTCCTGGTGGCACCTCAGTGTCCAAAGCCATCCCAGGAACCTTGAAGTTATTTGGAGGGGAGTGACTggaccaggagctggaattCCTACCTGGTTATTTCACCATTTCTTAAGCAACGagctggaggggagggaaaaatggGTCAGGAGCCTCCTGAAAACACAATCCTGGGAAATGGGTCAGAGCAACAACAGCTCAATctgagaaaaagcaggaatttaCTCTCCAATGTGGAGCTacagagggaaaagctgctgttcctgggatCTGGAGGGAATGAGAAGCATCTGTGGAtagggaggatgaggatggaggcttcagggaagaggaggatgagaaTGAAGGCTTGtgctggatttgggattgggaaGGGGAACCAACCTCAGGATGGGGTTGGAATTTTGGATGTTTTTGAGGAAAAAGGACagagaatgctgtgggaaacaAACCAAGGATGGGGAAGGTGGGAATGGATGGGGTCAGACGGGGGTCTGGGAACGCTCCTCGATCCCATTGGCTCATTCCCATTTTTTGTCTTGttcccatttcccagctggTCCCCATTCCGTGGCACATTCCCATTCTTGGCTCGTTCCCGTTTCCCACCTGGttcccatttccctgctcaTTCTCATTTCCCATCTCATTCCCGTTTCCCGTCTCATTCCCATTTCCTGCCTGGTTCCCGTTTCCC carries:
- the LOC118695998 gene encoding cathepsin S-like; protein product: MEPLAPAALLALLVLALGHPDPALDRHWELWKKSYGKEYHPQEDFLRRLTWEKNLWLVTLHNLEHSLGLRSYTLGMNHLGDMTSEEVAASLTGLQLRPRPRRNSAFPAQSRPLGDIPEALDWRDKGCVTEVKNQGACGSCWAFSAVGALEAQVKLKTGNLVSLSVQNLVDCSRMYGNKGCAGGYMTEAFQYIIDNGGIESEESYPYTAQNGTCHYNASARAASCSRFVELPEGDEAALRDAVATVGPVAVAIDATRPSFFLYRSGVFDDPQCSQEVNHGVLVVGYGSLENKEYWLVKNSWGVHFGDAGYIRMARNASNLCGIASYASYPLI